The following are encoded in a window of Corythoichthys intestinalis isolate RoL2023-P3 chromosome 8, ASM3026506v1, whole genome shotgun sequence genomic DNA:
- the LOC130920771 gene encoding equilibrative nucleoside transporter 1-like encodes MVGGAPRDKFRAVWLVFFILGLGTLLPWNFFMTATVYFTGRLRESRSNGTAEGAESVRGVLEAKFNNVMTLCAMLPLLLFTCLNSFLHSRVPERVRVAGSLAFILAVFLLTAVLVKVSLEPAPFFAVTAVSVVVINSFGAVLQGSLFGMAGTFPAAYTAPIMSGQGLAGTFAALAMICALASGSEVEESSFGYFISACVVILASLASYAVLPKLEFFQFYHEKKEECDDVQVKLSRPESAEEKEEGSKGRGHVSVVSVFKKIWVLAACVCTTFTITIGVFPAVAADTKSTRAAGGTWGGFFQKRRRRRAPLWPSSCLWVWLRARRFPLSSELSFE; translated from the exons ATGGTTGGCGGCGCACCAAGAGACAA GTTTCGTGCGGTGTGGTTGGTGTTCTTCATTCTGGGTTTAGGAACGCTGCTGCCGTGGAACTTTTTCATGACGGCCACCGTG TACTTCACCGGCCGTCTGAGGGAGTCGAGGAGCAACGGGACGGCGGAGGGGGCGGAGTCCGTGCGCGGTGTCCTGGAGGCCAAGTTCAACAATGTCATGACTTTGTGCGCCATGTTGCCTCTCCTCCTTTTCACctgcctcaactctttcctgcaCTCGCG ggTTCCCGAGCGCGTTCGCGTGGCGGGCAGCCTAGCGTTCATCCTGGCCGTCTTCCTGCTGACGGCCGTCCTGGTCAAAGTCTCGCTGGAGCCGGCTCCGTTCTTCGCCGTCACCGCCGTCAGCGTGGTGGTCATCAACT CCTTTGGCGCCGTGCTGCAGGGGAGTCTCTTCGGGATGGCGGGCACCTTCCCCGCCGCCTACACCGCGCCCATCATGAGCGGCCAAGGACTGGCCGGGACCTTCGCCGCCTTGGCCATGATCTGCGCCCTCGCCA GCGGTTCGGAAGTGGAAGAGTCATCTTTCGGTTACTTCATCAGTGCCTGCGTGgtcattttggcctccctggcgTCGTATGCCGTTTTGCCAAAACTA gagtTTTTCCAGTTCTATCATGAGAAGAAGGAAGAATGTGACGATGTCCAGGTGAAGCTGTCCCGTCCAG AAAGTGCGGAGGAGAAGGAGGAGGGCTCCAAGGGGCGCGGCCACGTCTCCGTGGTGAGCGTTTTCAAGAAG ATATGGGTGCTGGCGGCGTGCGTGTGCACCACTTTCACCATCACCATCGGAGTCTTCCCCGCCGTGGCGGCCGACACCAAGAGTACGCGGGCGGCGGGAGGGACCTGGG GCGGGTTCTTCCAGAAGAGGCGGAGACGGCGGGCTCCGTTATGGCCTTCTTCCTGTCTCTGGGTCTGGCTTCGGGCGCGGCGCTTTCCTTTGTCTTCCGAGCTCTCGTTTGAGTGA
- the LOC130920770 gene encoding PDZ and LIM domain protein 3-like, whose product MPFAVVLNGPAPWGFRLVGGKDFNQPLTISRVTPGSKAALADLRPGDLIVAIEGASSDDMLHCDAQNKIKESNQQLALTVERTEAKLWSPLVTEDGKVSPFKINLEAEPQERRAVGAAHNRRAQPFVAAANIDDTRQVVSATYNTPIGLYSSGNIRDAMEGQMKGFVQPKPDSPRTLANIEDSDVYRMLQKDHEEPSQPRQSGSFRALQEFVESDGTKPIVTRTVKAPTTKPAAPAGNLQKLPMCDKCGNGIVGTVVKARDKLRHPICFVCADCDVNLKQKGYFFVEGDLYCEVHARARTRPPESHDL is encoded by the exons ATGCCGTTCGCCGTGGTCCTGAACGGGCCGGCCCCCTGGGGGTTCCGCCTGGTGGGGGGCAAGGACTTCAACCAGCCGCTGACCATCTCCAGG GTGACGCCCGGCAGCAAGGCGGCCCTGGCCGACCTGCGCCCCGGCGACTTGATCGTAGCCATCGAGGGCGCCTCGTCCGATGACATGCTGCACTGCGACGCTCAGAACAAAATCAAAGAGTCTAACCAACAGCTCGCGCTCACCGTGGAAAG AACGGAAGCCAAACTGTGGTCGCCGTTGGTGACGGAGGACGGCAAAGTCAGCCCCTTCAAGATCAACCTGGAAGCCGAGCCGCAG GAGCGGCGGGCGGTGGGCGCGGCGCATAACCGGCGAGCGCAGCCCTTCGTGGCGGCGGCCAACATCGACGACACGCGTCAGGTGGTCAGCGCCACCTACAACACGCCCATCGGACTCTACTCTTCCGGAAACATCCGGGACGCCATGGAAGGACAGATGAAAGGATTCGTGCAGCCCAAGCCCGACAG TCCTCGGACGTTGGCCAACATCGAGGACTCGGACGTGTACCGTATGTTGCAGAAGGACCACGAGGAACCGTCGCAACCTCGCCAGTCGGGATCCTTCAGGGCCTTGCAGGAATTTGTGGAGAGCGACG GCACCAAGCCCATCGTGACCCGAACCGTTAAGGCGCCCACCACTAAACCCGCAGCGCCCGCCGGAAACCTGCAGAAACTCCCCATGTGCGACAAGTGCGGGAACGGCATTGT CGGTACCGTGGTGAAGGCACGTGACAAGTTGCGGCACCCGATTTGCTTCGTGTGTGCCGACTGTGACGTCAACCTGAAGCAGAAAGGTTACTTCTTTGTGGAGGGCGACTTGTACTGCGAGGTCCACGCCCGAGCCAGGACCAGACCGCCCGAGAGTCACGACCTCTAA